In Mixta intestinalis, the following are encoded in one genomic region:
- a CDS encoding sugar-binding transcriptional regulator has translation MAKQDEQRLLVKIATLYYLEGLKQSEIAQTLSLSQSFVSRAITRCQKEGLVKISVIQPSNIFLNIEKGIEERYGIKQAIVVDVAEDATDSAIKRAIGSAAAHYIETRLRPNDLVGISSWSSTIRAMVDEVHTPNLKASGVIQLLGGVGPNGNVQATILTQTLAQQLNCRAWLLPAQSIEGSTDDKARLIASPDVADVVAHFDEVNIAIVGIGILEPSQLLKTSGNYYREEMLELLAERGAVGDICLHYYDKNGAPVLAEHEDPVIGMALDKVKKCPNVVALAGGRDKVAAIKGALQGGYIDILITDYHAARALVKE, from the coding sequence ATGGCTAAGCAGGATGAACAGCGTCTGTTAGTTAAAATTGCCACACTTTACTATCTGGAAGGACTTAAGCAGTCTGAGATCGCGCAGACCCTGTCGCTCTCACAATCATTTGTCTCACGCGCTATTACGCGCTGTCAGAAAGAAGGTTTAGTTAAAATCAGCGTGATTCAGCCTTCCAATATTTTTCTGAATATTGAGAAAGGGATCGAAGAGCGCTACGGCATTAAGCAGGCCATCGTCGTGGATGTGGCAGAAGATGCAACGGACAGCGCCATTAAACGCGCCATCGGTTCCGCCGCCGCGCACTATATTGAAACCCGCCTGCGCCCTAACGATCTGGTTGGCATCTCTTCGTGGAGCTCCACCATCCGGGCAATGGTGGACGAAGTACATACGCCCAATCTGAAAGCCAGCGGTGTTATCCAACTGCTGGGCGGCGTTGGCCCAAACGGCAATGTCCAGGCCACCATTTTGACACAAACGCTGGCACAGCAGCTTAACTGCCGTGCCTGGCTGCTGCCCGCGCAGAGCATTGAAGGCTCTACCGACGATAAAGCCCGCCTGATTGCCAGCCCGGATGTCGCCGATGTCGTGGCGCATTTTGATGAGGTGAATATCGCGATTGTCGGTATCGGTATTCTGGAACCATCTCAGCTATTGAAAACCTCCGGTAACTACTATCGCGAGGAGATGCTGGAGTTACTGGCCGAACGCGGTGCCGTAGGCGATATTTGCCTGCACTACTATGATAAAAATGGCGCGCCGGTATTGGCCGAGCATGAAGATCCGGTTATCGGCATGGCATTAGATAAAGTCAAAAAATGCCCGAACGTAGTGGCACTGGCCGGTGGACGTGACAAAGTCGCGGCGATCAAAGGTGCATTACAGGGCGGCTATATCGATATCCTGATCACCGATTATCATGCTGCCAGAGCGTTGGTCAAAGAATAG
- a CDS encoding FGGY family carbohydrate kinase produces MSITKNIIIALDEGTTNAKAVALNEAGEVLVKFSQPLSIQTPREGWVEQSGTLLVEASVQVLAKAIEAVGADKVSALAISNQRETAIGWYRNSGAPLHAALSWQCSRTADFCEGLRRDNLESKIKTVTGLPVAPLFSGSKLRWLLDSVPNGFALAEKGEICLGTIDSWLLWNLTAGESFYCDYSNASRTQLLNLVTGNWDEEMLKIFQIPRKALPDIKPSSGLFGYTKGVNGIPDGIPVMAMVGDSHAALFGHALGEAGCVKATYGTGSSVMAPVNSAQCNIQALATTIAWHNGENLVYGLEGNIPHTGDAVAWMADSTGLSELPQDELNHELNTLPASVENTLGVYFVPALTGLGAPWWADNARGLICGLNRGVKRAHLIRAALEAITYQIADVVAAMRQHPDFTLTALMVDGGPTKNDWLMQYQADLLGCPVMRSDIPELSALGAALLARKAVDNVTGKDLKPYLPVHYTFRPNMERHGRLQKRWREWQQAVERTLYQL; encoded by the coding sequence ATGTCGATCACAAAAAACATTATCATTGCGCTTGATGAAGGCACCACCAATGCAAAAGCCGTTGCGCTGAACGAAGCCGGAGAAGTGCTGGTTAAGTTCTCTCAACCGTTGTCCATCCAGACGCCGCGCGAAGGCTGGGTTGAGCAATCGGGAACGCTGTTAGTTGAGGCTTCTGTTCAGGTGCTGGCGAAAGCGATTGAGGCGGTCGGCGCAGACAAGGTAAGCGCGCTGGCGATCAGCAATCAACGTGAAACCGCTATCGGCTGGTATCGCAACAGCGGTGCGCCGCTACACGCCGCGCTGAGCTGGCAGTGTTCGCGCACCGCAGATTTTTGTGAAGGGTTACGCCGCGATAATCTCGAAAGCAAAATTAAAACCGTAACCGGTCTGCCCGTCGCGCCGCTTTTTTCCGGTTCGAAGCTGCGCTGGCTACTGGATTCAGTCCCCAACGGCTTTGCGCTGGCGGAAAAAGGCGAAATCTGTCTCGGTACTATCGACAGCTGGCTGCTGTGGAATCTGACCGCAGGCGAATCTTTTTACTGTGATTATTCTAACGCTTCACGTACTCAGCTGCTGAACCTGGTCACCGGAAACTGGGACGAGGAAATGCTGAAAATCTTCCAGATCCCGCGCAAGGCGCTGCCGGATATTAAACCTTCCAGCGGGCTGTTTGGTTATACCAAAGGGGTAAACGGCATACCGGATGGCATTCCGGTCATGGCGATGGTAGGCGATTCTCATGCGGCGCTGTTCGGTCATGCGCTGGGCGAAGCGGGCTGTGTTAAGGCGACGTACGGCACCGGCTCCTCGGTTATGGCTCCGGTCAATTCAGCACAGTGCAATATTCAGGCGTTAGCGACCACCATCGCCTGGCATAATGGCGAAAACCTGGTTTACGGGCTGGAAGGCAATATTCCCCACACCGGTGATGCAGTGGCCTGGATGGCAGACAGCACCGGTCTCAGCGAACTGCCCCAGGATGAACTGAACCACGAGCTCAATACGCTTCCCGCCTCGGTAGAAAATACGCTCGGCGTTTATTTTGTGCCCGCGCTGACCGGTCTGGGCGCACCCTGGTGGGCAGATAACGCTAGAGGCCTCATCTGTGGCCTGAACCGGGGCGTGAAACGTGCGCATCTGATCCGTGCGGCGCTGGAAGCTATTACCTATCAAATTGCCGATGTGGTCGCTGCGATGCGCCAGCACCCTGACTTTACCTTAACCGCCCTGATGGTTGATGGCGGTCCGACAAAAAATGACTGGCTGATGCAATACCAGGCAGACCTGCTGGGATGCCCGGTAATGCGCAGCGATATTCCTGAATTATCAGCGTTGGGCGCTGCCCTACTGGCACGCAAAGCGGTGGATAACGTTACTGGAAAAGATCTTAAACCCTACCTTCCTGTGCACTATACCTTTCGCCCCAATATGGAGCGACATGGTCGCCTGCAAAAACGCTGGCGTGAATGGCAACAGGCTGTAGAACGCACTCTCTATCAACTCTGA
- a CDS encoding SDR family oxidoreductase gives MKSSFNNKTVVITGAARGIGEGIAERFAAIGANLVISDYSSAVNETAERLKKKYGGEVVSFVADVTKEEQVAELYKLAWDRFQSIDVSVQNAGIITIEHFDKMSRKEFDDVLSVNTTGVWLCCREAAKYMVKQKSGRLINTSSGQGRVGFIYTPHYAASKMGVIGITQSLALELAPYNITVNAFCPGIIETEMWEYNDRVWGEILSTPEKTYGKGELMQEWVGNIPMKRAGKPSDVAGLVMFLASDDAAYITGQTINVDGGLIMS, from the coding sequence ATGAAAAGTTCATTTAATAATAAAACCGTCGTTATTACCGGCGCGGCTCGCGGCATTGGCGAAGGCATTGCCGAGCGCTTTGCCGCTATCGGGGCTAATTTAGTTATCTCCGATTACTCTTCAGCGGTTAACGAAACAGCTGAGCGGCTGAAAAAGAAATATGGCGGCGAAGTGGTTTCTTTTGTTGCCGATGTAACGAAAGAAGAACAGGTTGCTGAACTTTATAAACTGGCCTGGGATCGTTTCCAGTCCATTGATGTTTCTGTGCAAAACGCCGGTATTATCACTATCGAACATTTTGACAAAATGAGTCGTAAAGAATTTGATGACGTACTCAGCGTAAATACCACTGGCGTATGGTTATGCTGCCGTGAAGCAGCAAAATATATGGTCAAACAAAAGAGCGGACGTCTGATCAATACATCCTCAGGTCAGGGGCGCGTCGGTTTTATTTATACACCGCACTATGCCGCCAGTAAAATGGGCGTTATTGGCATTACGCAAAGCCTGGCACTGGAACTGGCCCCGTATAATATTACGGTAAATGCGTTTTGCCCTGGGATTATCGAAACAGAAATGTGGGAATATAACGACAGAGTTTGGGGTGAAATTCTCAGCACGCCAGAAAAAACCTACGGCAAAGGTGAACTGATGCAGGAATGGGTTGGTAATATTCCTATGAAACGTGCAGGAAAACCCAGCGATGTTGCCGGTCTGGTCATGTTTTTAGCCTCCGATGACGCTGCGTATATTACTGGTCAGACAATTAACGTCGATGGCGGATTAATTATGTCTTAA
- a CDS encoding MFS transporter has protein sequence MTSAHSEPRTFLGLRTDLIWGLLGVLLFIVGDGVEQAWISPYLIDRGLTMPQSATLIAIYGIAVAIGAWLSGVMAEALGPRKTMLLGAMFWLIGQVLFLLIALPTMNFAIIIPTYCIRGLGYPLFCYSFLVWVTYRNPAKTLATAVGWFYLAFTGGLYIVANFYASLMIPVLGHIGILWSAIVWALAGTVIVLVCVKGNVREKTTVGEQLSILMSGISIIRDNPKVGIGGLVRLINTTSQFALPVFFPVYLAQHGFTTEQWLQVWALTFTVNIAFNLIWGMVGDRIGWGRTVQIFGGFGCACTMLLMAWMPVWFSGNYPAMLLMGCIYGALIAGFCPLTALVPSLEPERKGAAMSVLNLGAGLSSFVGPSLVALLFTSIGARGVLVVFAILYVVSIFLTGFVTLDKKAQTGKDESLTSTESA, from the coding sequence ATGACATCAGCTCATTCAGAGCCGAGGACATTTCTCGGCCTAAGAACAGATTTGATATGGGGATTATTAGGCGTTCTCCTCTTTATCGTAGGAGACGGCGTTGAACAGGCGTGGATATCTCCTTATCTTATCGATCGCGGCCTGACCATGCCGCAAAGCGCAACGCTTATTGCCATTTATGGCATCGCTGTTGCAATTGGCGCCTGGCTTTCCGGCGTAATGGCGGAAGCGCTGGGACCGAGAAAAACCATGCTTCTCGGTGCAATGTTTTGGTTGATTGGTCAGGTGCTGTTCTTGCTGATAGCACTGCCTACGATGAATTTCGCCATTATTATTCCCACTTATTGCATACGTGGCTTGGGTTATCCGCTATTTTGTTACTCATTCCTGGTATGGGTAACCTATCGCAATCCGGCCAAAACGCTGGCGACCGCCGTGGGTTGGTTTTATTTAGCCTTCACCGGCGGTCTCTATATCGTTGCTAATTTTTATGCATCATTAATGATTCCGGTATTAGGCCACATTGGTATTTTATGGAGCGCCATTGTATGGGCATTGGCGGGTACGGTTATTGTGCTGGTTTGTGTAAAAGGCAACGTGCGTGAAAAGACTACTGTCGGCGAACAGCTCTCTATTCTGATGAGCGGCATATCTATTATTCGTGATAATCCTAAAGTCGGCATTGGCGGTCTGGTAAGATTAATTAACACCACTTCGCAGTTTGCTCTACCGGTATTCTTCCCGGTTTACCTGGCGCAGCATGGATTTACCACTGAACAGTGGCTCCAGGTATGGGCACTAACCTTTACAGTTAATATCGCCTTTAATCTTATCTGGGGAATGGTAGGAGATCGTATCGGCTGGGGAAGAACCGTACAAATATTCGGTGGCTTTGGCTGTGCCTGTACCATGTTGCTAATGGCGTGGATGCCGGTATGGTTTAGTGGTAATTATCCAGCCATGCTACTGATGGGCTGTATATATGGTGCACTTATCGCTGGTTTTTGTCCGCTTACAGCTTTGGTTCCGTCACTGGAACCGGAAAGAAAAGGTGCGGCTATGTCCGTCTTGAATCTCGGTGCAGGTCTTTCCAGCTTCGTTGGTCCATCACTGGTTGCGTTACTGTTTACCAGCATTGGCGCTCGCGGTGTACTGGTCGTTTTCGCCATTTTATATGTTGTCAGTATTTTCCTGACAGGCTTTGTCACGCTGGATAAAAAAGCTCAAACCGGAAAAGATGAATCATTGACCTCAACAGAATCCGCCTGA
- a CDS encoding SDR family oxidoreductase encodes MLNKDFAQTLFSLNDRVAFVTGAGSGIGQIIALALASAGAKVACFDLRQDGGLDETVKQIKQMGGDACAFTGDVRKLDDLREAIATVKNRYHRLDVAVNAAGIANANPALEMESEQWQQVIDINLTGVWNSCKAEAELMTQCGGGSIINIASMSGVIVNRGLEQAHYNSSKAGVIHLSKSLAMEWVDKNIRVNSISPGYTATPMNTRPEMVHQTQAFESQTPMQRMARVEEMAGPALFLASDAASFCTGVDLLVDGGFVCW; translated from the coding sequence ATGCTAAATAAAGATTTTGCACAAACGCTATTTTCATTAAACGATCGTGTCGCCTTCGTTACCGGGGCCGGTAGCGGCATCGGTCAAATCATCGCGCTGGCGCTGGCGAGTGCCGGCGCTAAAGTGGCCTGCTTTGACCTGCGTCAGGATGGCGGCCTTGATGAAACAGTGAAACAGATCAAGCAGATGGGTGGTGACGCCTGCGCCTTCACCGGCGACGTGCGCAAGCTCGACGATCTGCGTGAGGCGATTGCGACGGTGAAAAACCGCTATCACCGGCTGGACGTGGCGGTAAACGCCGCCGGTATTGCCAACGCTAACCCGGCGCTGGAAATGGAGAGCGAACAGTGGCAGCAGGTAATTGATATTAACCTCACCGGCGTCTGGAACTCCTGTAAAGCGGAAGCGGAACTGATGACGCAGTGCGGCGGCGGCTCGATTATCAACATCGCCTCAATGTCCGGCGTGATTGTTAACCGTGGACTGGAACAGGCGCACTATAACAGCTCGAAAGCGGGCGTCATCCATCTGTCAAAAAGCCTGGCGATGGAGTGGGTAGATAAAAATATCCGCGTTAACAGCATCAGCCCCGGCTATACGGCGACACCGATGAACACCCGTCCGGAGATGGTTCATCAGACGCAGGCGTTCGAAAGCCAGACGCCAATGCAGCGTATGGCGCGGGTTGAAGAGATGGCCGGCCCTGCTTTGTTCCTCGCCAGCGATGCGGCCTCTTTCTGCACCGGCGTGGATCTGCTGGTAGATGGCGGTTTCGTCTGCTGGTGA
- the mltB gene encoding lytic murein transglycosylase B, translating to MRHSAFLLPLIALLAACSSKPTTPPPTQTGNPFLGDGGFLLKPAHEIQPLSGDFSGNPAAERFIDKMVQEHGFNRQQLHSVLAQTKRLDWVLRLMDRQAPTPGYQPPSGPNGAWIRYRKKFITPDNVQKGVAFWNQYQDALQRAQREYGVPPEIIVGIIGVETRWGRVMGKTRIIDALATLAFDYPRRADYFSSELETFLLMARQEGDDPLDLRGSYAGAMGYGQFMPSSEKRYAVDFNGDGHINLWDPVDAIGSVANYFKQHGWQAGETVAVPASGQAPGLENGFKTRYSLANLAAAGLRPQVPISGNPQVSLLRFDMGKSYQYWYGLPNFYVITRYNHSNHYAMAVWQLGEAVGLARRGR from the coding sequence ATGCGTCATTCTGCTTTTCTTCTTCCGTTGATTGCGCTGCTGGCCGCCTGTAGCAGCAAGCCAACCACACCACCACCAACGCAAACCGGTAATCCTTTTCTGGGAGATGGTGGATTTTTACTTAAGCCTGCCCATGAAATTCAGCCGTTGAGCGGCGATTTTTCCGGCAATCCGGCGGCAGAGCGTTTTATCGATAAAATGGTGCAGGAGCATGGTTTTAATCGCCAGCAGCTGCACAGCGTACTGGCACAGACCAAACGTCTGGATTGGGTGCTGCGCCTGATGGATCGCCAGGCACCTACGCCAGGTTATCAGCCGCCTTCAGGGCCTAACGGCGCATGGATTCGCTATCGCAAAAAATTTATTACGCCTGATAACGTGCAGAAAGGCGTGGCGTTCTGGAATCAGTATCAGGATGCGTTACAGCGCGCGCAGCGGGAATATGGCGTACCACCGGAAATTATTGTCGGTATCATTGGCGTCGAAACCCGCTGGGGTAGGGTGATGGGCAAAACCCGCATTATTGATGCGCTGGCAACGTTGGCTTTCGACTATCCGCGTCGGGCAGATTATTTTAGCAGCGAACTGGAGACGTTCCTGCTGATGGCGCGGCAGGAAGGCGACGATCCGTTGGATCTGCGCGGCTCCTATGCCGGTGCAATGGGATACGGTCAGTTTATGCCCTCTTCTGAAAAGCGTTACGCGGTTGATTTCAACGGCGATGGTCATATCAACCTGTGGGATCCGGTTGATGCTATCGGTAGCGTTGCGAACTATTTCAAACAGCACGGCTGGCAGGCGGGCGAAACGGTAGCGGTACCTGCCAGTGGACAGGCACCAGGGCTGGAAAACGGCTTTAAAACCCGCTACAGCCTGGCGAACCTGGCAGCGGCAGGCCTGCGTCCACAGGTGCCGATTAGCGGTAATCCACAGGTAAGCCTGCTGCGTTTTGATATGGGTAAGTCTTATCAGTACTGGTACGGGTTGCCTAATTTTTATGTTATTACCCGCTATAACCACAGCAACCACTACGCGATGGCGGTCTGGCAGCTGGGTGAGGCGGTAGGTCTGGCGCGCCGGGGACGTTAA
- a CDS encoding putative hemolysin, translating to MKKMMMLTVLALAGCSRAPEPQKNTPAIGMPNPASAYCIQQSGTLERVQTAEGELSYCRLPSGERIEEWTLFRRDHPQRASSLR from the coding sequence ATGAAAAAGATGATGATGCTGACCGTGCTGGCGCTGGCTGGCTGTAGCCGTGCGCCTGAACCGCAAAAGAATACACCGGCAATTGGCATGCCGAATCCGGCATCGGCCTACTGTATTCAACAGTCAGGCACGCTGGAAAGGGTGCAAACCGCAGAGGGTGAGCTAAGCTACTGTCGCCTGCCCAGCGGCGAGCGCATCGAAGAATGGACGCTGTTCCGTCGCGACCATCCACAACGAGCCAGTTCGTTACGTTAA
- the eco gene encoding serine protease inhibitor ecotin, which translates to MKMKAILLSALCVTASACAEKTPTTSVDHPALETVAPYPAAEKGQVRQVIYLPPQQNEELYKVELLIGKTMEVDCNHVMMGAQVEQQTLTGWGYDYYVVKGLSAPASTRKMCINDDKRQEFVPANLGAYSLLRYNSKLPVVIYTPADVQVKYRLWRAEAEVNDAVAQ; encoded by the coding sequence ATGAAAATGAAGGCAATTTTGCTTAGCGCGCTTTGCGTCACTGCTTCAGCCTGTGCTGAAAAAACGCCGACCACATCCGTCGATCATCCGGCACTGGAAACCGTAGCGCCTTATCCGGCGGCGGAAAAAGGACAGGTTCGCCAGGTGATTTATCTGCCGCCGCAGCAAAATGAAGAGCTGTATAAAGTTGAACTGCTGATCGGTAAAACCATGGAAGTAGACTGTAATCACGTCATGATGGGCGCTCAGGTAGAGCAACAAACCCTGACCGGCTGGGGTTACGACTACTATGTAGTGAAGGGGCTGTCGGCTCCGGCCTCAACACGTAAAATGTGCATCAATGATGACAAGCGGCAGGAATTTGTCCCGGCCAATCTCGGTGCCTACAGCCTGCTACGCTACAATAGCAAGCTGCCTGTCGTGATCTATACGCCTGCCGACGTTCAGGTGAAATATCGTCTGTGGCGCGCAGAGGCTGAGGTTAACGACGCGGTTGCGCAGTAA
- a CDS encoding NapC/NirT family cytochrome c: MARKRRLLSFHWLKSWPMLGLILLGAVIGAALLAGGATIMHKTSDSEFCVSCHSMERPLAEYQGSIHFQNPKGIRAECADCHVPHQPVDYLLTKIGALKDVYGEITGKINTEEKYNAHKLSMAESVWKTMKANDSATCRSCHSFEAMDILAQRPEARKAHPVAISEGQTCIDCHRGVAHILPDMSASNASGASQLLAAAAHTSEKATTLYAVATQSFRLTLDNEQPDGTLFPSTQVTVLQHNGDQLQARLDGWQQQDVTGAIYAAPGKRILSAVLDEAASSQVKVINSQTDSETGQRWNQVELTFWLPKNILIEDQQKIWQYASGLMTANCTGCHGLTALNHFNANQWIGVMKGMAPRTSLSEEQLRLLTQYAQKHASDSVISEGSEK; encoded by the coding sequence ATGGCGAGGAAAAGGCGCCTTTTGAGCTTTCATTGGCTTAAAAGTTGGCCAATGTTGGGACTGATATTACTGGGGGCGGTTATCGGTGCGGCGCTACTGGCTGGCGGCGCAACCATTATGCATAAAACCAGCGACAGCGAATTTTGCGTTTCATGCCACAGCATGGAGCGCCCGCTGGCGGAGTATCAGGGCAGCATTCACTTTCAAAACCCAAAAGGCATCCGTGCAGAGTGTGCTGATTGCCACGTTCCCCACCAGCCAGTTGATTATCTGCTGACTAAAATCGGGGCGCTGAAAGATGTTTACGGGGAAATTACCGGAAAGATAAACACCGAAGAGAAATATAACGCGCATAAGCTCAGCATGGCAGAGTCAGTATGGAAAACCATGAAGGCGAACGACTCCGCTACCTGCCGCAGCTGCCATAGCTTTGAGGCGATGGATATCCTGGCGCAGCGCCCGGAAGCCCGTAAAGCGCATCCGGTAGCCATTAGCGAAGGCCAAACCTGTATCGACTGTCACCGCGGCGTCGCGCATATCCTGCCGGACATGAGCGCCAGCAATGCCAGTGGGGCATCACAGCTGTTAGCTGCGGCTGCCCACACGTCGGAAAAAGCGACCACGCTGTACGCCGTTGCCACGCAGTCTTTCCGCTTAACGCTCGACAATGAGCAGCCCGACGGCACCCTTTTCCCATCTACGCAGGTCACGGTATTGCAGCATAACGGCGATCAGCTTCAGGCTCGCCTCGATGGCTGGCAGCAACAGGATGTGACGGGCGCTATCTATGCCGCGCCGGGTAAACGCATCCTGAGCGCTGTGCTGGATGAAGCCGCCTCGTCGCAGGTCAAGGTTATCAACTCGCAAACCGACAGCGAAACCGGACAGCGCTGGAACCAGGTCGAACTGACTTTCTGGCTGCCAAAAAACATCCTGATCGAAGATCAGCAGAAAATTTGGCAATACGCCTCCGGCCTGATGACGGCTAACTGCACCGGCTGTCACGGCCTGACGGCGCTGAATCACTTTAACGCTAATCAGTGGATCGGCGTAATGAAAGGCATGGCACCGCGCACCTCGCTAAGTGAAGAACAGCTGCGCTTACTGACGCAGTATGCACAAAAACATGCCAGCGATAGCGTGATTTCTGAGGGAAGCGAAAAATGA
- the torA gene encoding trimethylamine-N-oxide reductase TorA, with protein sequence MTKNQLSNWSRRRFLQASGGLVAASALQFGYSKSALAKAIGQALPQFTALRPAQKGILTAAHWGAFEAIVENGRMIGVQPVQDDPAPNELIEMVPWQVYAPNRIKTPMVRKSWLEKGPGSRTELRGSDEWVPVSWDKAIELVTNEIRRLQQNDGPGSIYAGSYGWKSTGMLHNCRALLQRLMNLAGGFLNYSGDYSTGAAQVIMSHVVGSMEVYEQQTCWPNVLEHSELVVLWGCNPHTTLKNSWNVPDHVGLDGFAQLAKKGVRVITIDPIYQPGAKQMNAQWIAPHAYTDSAMIMGIAHTLLSEKLHDEAFLHRYTVGFDRFRAVLLGESDGVVKDAEWASGICGIEPEVIRNLAREMAQKRTMIMAGWGIQRQHHGEQPHWLLVTLAAMLGQIGLPGGGFGFSYHYSSGGSPTARGGIISGISAGESPANAPAPIPVARIADCLANPGKTINFNGRKITYPHVKMVYVVGGNPFHHHQDTNNLLQAWRQPETIVVQEPYWTATAKHADIVLPCTTSYERNDVEMGGDYSQLYVFPMHQCVAPQHDARSDFDIFRAMAVRLGVEQAFTDGKDEMQWLKSMYDNMKSQARTAGVALPPFDMFWQSNSYIRFPIPEANKQWVRFADFRADPLLNPLGTPSGKIEIYSQRVASMNYPDCPGLPGWLPPQEWHGSEAAKRWPLSLNTAHPEYRLHSQLDNTPLREKHAVANREEILINEQDAARRGIRSGDLVRAFNDRGQILVGAVVTPDIRPGVVRISEGAWYDPADPAKTGALCRNGNVNCLTLDIGSSMLAQGNCGHMAQLEIEKYQGEAPPNTAHVAPPSAA encoded by the coding sequence ATGACAAAGAATCAACTCTCAAACTGGTCGCGCCGCCGCTTTTTACAGGCCAGCGGCGGCCTGGTGGCAGCCAGTGCGTTGCAGTTTGGCTACAGCAAATCAGCGCTGGCAAAAGCCATTGGTCAGGCGCTGCCGCAGTTTACCGCGCTGCGTCCGGCGCAAAAAGGCATCCTTACCGCCGCACACTGGGGCGCGTTTGAAGCGATTGTTGAAAATGGTCGTATGATCGGCGTTCAGCCGGTACAGGACGATCCGGCACCTAACGAGCTGATTGAGATGGTGCCCTGGCAGGTCTATGCGCCGAACCGCATCAAGACGCCGATGGTGCGTAAAAGCTGGCTGGAGAAGGGTCCGGGCAGCCGTACCGAGCTACGCGGCAGCGATGAATGGGTGCCGGTCAGCTGGGACAAGGCTATCGAGCTGGTCACCAATGAAATTCGCCGTCTGCAACAAAACGATGGGCCTGGTTCAATTTACGCTGGCTCCTACGGCTGGAAGAGCACCGGCATGTTACATAACTGCCGCGCCCTGTTGCAGCGCCTGATGAACCTGGCCGGTGGCTTCCTGAACTACAGCGGGGACTATTCCACCGGCGCTGCACAGGTGATCATGTCGCACGTGGTTGGCTCGATGGAAGTCTATGAGCAACAGACCTGCTGGCCCAACGTTCTGGAGCACAGCGAACTGGTAGTGCTGTGGGGCTGTAACCCACACACTACGCTGAAAAACAGCTGGAACGTGCCGGATCACGTCGGCCTTGACGGTTTTGCGCAACTGGCCAAAAAAGGTGTGCGCGTTATCACCATCGATCCTATCTACCAGCCGGGCGCGAAGCAGATGAACGCGCAATGGATCGCACCGCACGCCTACACCGACTCCGCGATGATCATGGGTATTGCCCATACGCTGCTGAGCGAGAAATTGCATGACGAAGCCTTCCTGCACCGCTATACCGTCGGCTTCGATCGCTTCCGTGCCGTTCTGCTGGGCGAAAGCGATGGCGTGGTAAAAGATGCTGAATGGGCAAGCGGTATTTGCGGCATTGAGCCGGAGGTCATTCGTAACCTGGCGCGCGAAATGGCCCAGAAGCGCACCATGATTATGGCGGGCTGGGGCATTCAGCGTCAGCATCACGGCGAGCAGCCGCACTGGCTGCTGGTAACGCTGGCGGCGATGCTGGGGCAGATCGGTCTGCCGGGCGGCGGCTTCGGTTTCAGCTATCACTACTCCTCTGGCGGCAGTCCGACGGCGCGCGGCGGCATTATATCCGGCATCAGTGCCGGTGAGTCACCGGCTAACGCGCCCGCACCGATTCCGGTGGCGCGTATCGCTGACTGTCTGGCAAACCCTGGCAAAACCATTAACTTTAACGGCCGGAAGATTACCTATCCGCACGTTAAAATGGTCTACGTGGTGGGTGGCAATCCTTTCCACCACCATCAGGATACTAACAATCTGCTGCAGGCGTGGCGACAGCCGGAAACCATCGTGGTGCAGGAACCTTACTGGACCGCTACCGCCAAGCATGCCGATATTGTGCTGCCCTGCACCACCAGCTATGAGCGCAACGATGTGGAGATGGGCGGCGACTACTCGCAGCTTTACGTCTTCCCGATGCATCAGTGCGTGGCACCGCAGCATGACGCACGCAGCGATTTCGATATCTTCCGTGCTATGGCGGTACGTCTCGGCGTCGAGCAGGCCTTTACCGACGGTAAAGATGAGATGCAGTGGCTGAAGTCGATGTATGACAATATGAAAAGCCAGGCGCGGACCGCAGGCGTTGCACTGCCGCCGTTTGATATGTTCTGGCAATCGAACAGCTATATCCGCTTCCCGATCCCGGAAGCAAATAAGCAATGGGTGCGCTTTGCCGATTTCCGCGCCGATCCGCTGCTCAATCCGCTGGGCACGCCTTCCGGCAAGATCGAAATCTACTCACAACGCGTGGCGAGCATGAACTATCCCGACTGTCCAGGCCTGCCCGGCTGGCTACCGCCGCAGGAGTGGCACGGCAGCGAGGCGGCGAAGCGCTGGCCGCTGTCGCTGAACACCGCGCATCCTGAATATCGCCTGCACTCTCAGCTGGATAACACCCCGCTGCGTGAGAAGCATGCCGTTGCCAATCGTGAAGAGATCCTGATCAACGAGCAGGACGCTGCCCGTCGCGGTATCCGCAGCGGCGATCTGGTACGTGCCTTCAACGATCGCGGGCAGATCCTGGTGGGCGCAGTGGTTACCCCTGATATCCGTCCGGGTGTGGTACGCATTAGCGAAGGTGCCTGGTACGATCCTGCCGATCCTGCGAAAACGGGCGCGCTGTGCCGCAACGGTAACGTTAACTGCCTGACGCTGGATATCGGTAGCTCAATGCTGGCACAGGGTAACTGCGGGCATATGGCTCAGTTGGAGATCGAGAAATATCAGGGAGAGGCGCCGCCAAACACCGCGCACGTCGCTCCGCCAAGTGCAGCATAA